From Macaca fascicularis isolate 582-1 chromosome 14, T2T-MFA8v1.1, a single genomic window includes:
- the RAG2 gene encoding V(D)J recombination-activating protein 2, whose protein sequence is MPSENMSLQMVTVSNNIALIQPGFSLMNFDGQVFFFGQKGWPKRSCPTGVFHLDVKHNHVKLKPTIFSKDSCYLPPLRYPATCTFKGNLESEKHQYIIHGGKTPNNELSDKIYVMSIVCKNNKRVTFRCTEKDLVGDVPEARYGHSINVVYSRGKSMGVLFGGRSYMPSTHRTTEKWNSVADCLPHVFLVDFEFGCATSYILPELQDGLSFHVSIAKNDTIYILGGHSLANNIRPANLYRIRVDLPLGSPAVNCTVLPGGISVSSAILTQTNKDEFVIVGGYQLENQKRMICNIISLEDNKIEIREMETPDWTPDIKHSKIWFGSNMGNGTVFLGIPGDNKQVVSEAFYFYTLKCAEDDTNEEQTTFTNSQTSTEDPGDSTPFEDSEEFCFSAEANSFDGDDEFDTYNEDDEEDESETGYWITCCPTCDVDINTWVPFYSTELNKPAMIYCSHGDGHWVHAQCMDLAERTLIHLSAGSNKYYCNEHVEIARALHTPQRVLPLKKPPMKSLRKKGSGKILTPAKKSFLRRLFD, encoded by the coding sequence ATGCCATCAGAAAATATGTCTCTGCAGATGGTAACAGTAAGTAATAACATAGCCTTAATTCAACCAGGCTTCTCACTGATGAATTTTGATGGACAAGTTTTCTTCTTTGGCCAAAAAGGCTGGCCCAAAAGATCCTGCCCCACTGGAGTTTTCCACTTGGATGTAAAGCATAACCATGTCAAACTGAAGCCTACAATTTTCTCTAAGGATTCCTGCTACCTCCCTCCTCTTCGCTACCCAGCTACTTGCACATTCAAAGGCAACTTGGAGTCTGAAAAGCATCAATACATCATCCATGGAGGGAAAACACCAAACAATGAGCTTTCAGATAAGATTTATGTCATGTCTATTGTTTGCAAGAACAACAAAAGGGTTACTTTTCGCTGCACAGAGAAAGACTTGGTTGGTGATGTTCCTGAAGCCAGATATGGTCATTCCATTAATGTGGTGTATAGCCGAGGGAAAAGTATGGGTGTTCTCTTTGGAGGACGCTCATACATGCCTTCTACCCACAGAACCACAGAAAAATGGAATAGTGTAGCTGACTGCCTGCCCCATGTTTTCCTGGTGGATTTTGAATTTGGGTGTGCTACATCATACATTCTTCCAGAACTTCAGGATGGGCTATCTTTTCATGTCTCTATTGCCAAAAATGATACCATCTATATTTTAGGAGGACATTCACTTGCCAATAATATCCGGCCTGCCAACCTGTACAGAATAAGGGTTGATCTTCCCTTGGGTAGCCCAGCTGTGAATTGCACAGTCTTGCCAGGAGGAATCTCTGTCTCCAGTGCAATCCTGACTCAAACTAACAAGGATGAATTTGTTATTGTTGGTGGATATCAGcttgaaaaccaaaaaagaatgaTCTGCAACATAATCTCTTTAGAGGACAACAAGATAGAAATTCGTGAGATGGAGACCCCAGATTGGACCCCAGACATTAAGCACAGCAAGATATGGTTTGGAAGCAACATGGGAAATGGAACTGTTTTTCTTGGCATACCAGGAGACAATAAACAAGTTGTTTCAGAAGCATTCTATTTCTATACATTGAAATGTGCTGAAGATGATACGAATGAAGAGCAAACAACATTCACAAACAGTCAGACATCAACAGAAGATCCAGGGGATTCcactccctttgaagactccgaAGAATTTTGTTTCAGTGCAGAAGCAAATAGttttgatggtgatgatgaattTGACACCTataatgaagatgatgaagaAGATGAGTCTGAGACAGGCTACTGGATTACATGCTGCCCTACTTGTGACGTGGATATCAACACTTGGGTGCCATTCTATTCAACCGAGCTGAATAAACCCGCCATGATCTACTGTTCTCATGGGGATGGGCACTGGGTCCATGCTCAGTGCATGGATCTGGCAGAACGCACGCTCATCCATCTGTCAGCAGGAAGCAACAAGTATTACTGCAATGAGCATGTGGAGATAGCAAGAGCTCTACACACTCCCCAAAGAGTCCTACCCTTAAAAAAGCCTCCAATGAAATCCCTCCGTAAAAAAGGTTCTGGAAAAATTTTGACTCCTGCCAAGAAATCCTTTCTTAGAAGGTTGTTTGATTAG
- the RAG1 gene encoding V(D)J recombination-activating protein 1 isoform X2, which translates to MASSFPPTLGLSSAPDEIQHPYIKFSEWKFKLFRVRSFEKTPEEAQREKKDSFEGKPSLEQSPAVLDKADGQKPVPNQPGLKAHPKFSKKFHDTGKARVKAIHQANLRHLCRICGNSFKTDEHNRRYPVHGPVDGKTLGLLRKKEKRATSWPDLITKVFRIDVKADVDSIHPTEFCHNCWSIMHRKFSSAPCEVYFPRNVTVEWHPHTPSCDICNTARRGLKRKSLQPNLQLSKKLKTVLDQARQARQRKRRAQARTSSKDVMKKIANCSKIHLSTKLLAVDFPEHFVKSISCQICEHILADPVETNCKHVYCRVCILRCLKVMGSYCPSCRYPCFPTDLESPVKSFLSILNSLMVKCPAKECNQEVSLEKYNHHISSHKESKENFVHINKGGRPRQHLLSLTRRAQKHRLRELKLQVKAFADKEEGGDVKSVCMTLFLLALRARNEHRQADELEAIMQGKGSGLQPAVCLAIRVNTFLSCSQYHKMYRTVKAITGRQIFQPLHALRNAEKVLLPGYHHFEWQPPLKNVSSSTDVGIIDGLSGLSSSVDDYPVDTIAKRFRYDSALVSALMDMEEDILEGMRSQDLDDYLNGPFTVVVKESCDGMGDVSEKHGSGPVVPEKAVRFSFTIMKITIAHSSQNVKVFEEAKPNSELCCKPLCLMLADESDHETLTAILSPLIAEREAMKSSELMLELGGILRTFKFIFRGTGYDEKLVREVEGLEASGSVYICTLCDATRLEASQNLVFHSITRSHAENLERYEVWRSNPYHESVEELRDRVKGVSAKPFIETVPSIDALHCDIGNAAEFYKIFQLEIGEVYKNPNASKEERKRWQATLDKHLRKKMNLKPIMRMNGNFARKLMTKETVDAVCELIPSEERHEALRELMDLYLKMKPVWRSSCPAKECPESLCQYSFNSQRFAELLSTKFKYRYEGKITNYFHKTLAHVPEIIERDGSIGAWASEGNESGNKLFRRFRKMNARQSKCYEMEDVLKHHWLYTSKYLQKFMNAHNALKTSGFNMDSQASLGDPLGIEDSLESQDSMEF; encoded by the coding sequence ATGGCGTCCTCTTTCCCACCCACCTTGGGACTCAGTTCTGCCCCAGATGAAATTCAGCACCCATATATTAAATTTTCAGAATGGAAATTTAAGCTGTTCCGGGTGAGATCCTTTGAAAAGACACCTGAAGAAGctcaaagggaaaagaaggatTCCTTTGAGGGGAAGCCCTCTCTGGAGCAATCTCCAGCAGTCCTGGACAAGGCTGATGGTCAGAAGCCAGTCCCAAATCAGCCAGGGTTAAAAGCCCATCCTAAGTTTTCAAAGAAATTTCATGACACTGGGAAAGCAAGAGTTAAAGCCATCCATCAAGCCAACCTTCGACATCTCTGCCGCATCTGTGGGAATTCTTTTAAAACTGATGAGCACAACAGGAGATATCCAGTTCATGGTCCTGTGGATGGTAAAACCCTAGGCCTTTTacgaaagaaggaaaagagagctACTTCCTGGCCAGACCTCATTACCAAGGTTTTCCGGATTGATGTGAAGGCAGATGTTGACTCGATCCACCCCACTGAGTTCTGCCATAACTGCTGGAGCATCATGCACAGGAAGTTTAGCAGTGCCCCTTGTGAGGTTTACTTCCCGAGGAATGTGACCGTGGAGTGGCACCCCCACACACCATCCTGTGACATCTGCAACACTGCCCGTCGGGGACTCAAGAGGAAGAGTCTTCAGCCAAACTTGCAGCTCAGCAAAAAACTCAAAACTGTGCTTGACCAAGCAAGACAAGCCCGTCAGCGCAAGAGAAGAGCTCAGGCAAGGACCAGCAGCAAGGATGTCATGAAGAAGATCGCCAACTGCAGTAAGATACATCTTAGTACCAAGCTGCTTGCAGTGGACTTCCCGGAGCACTTCGTGAAATCCATCTCCTGCCAGATCTGTGAACACATTCTGGCCGACCCTGTGGAGACCAACTGTAAGCATGTCTATTGCCGGGTCTGCATTCTCAGATGCCTCAAAGTCATGGGCAGCTATTGTCCCTCTTGCCGATATCCATGCTTCCCTACTGACCTGGAGAGTCCAGTGAAGTCCTTTCTGAGCATCTTGAATTCCCTGATGGTGAAATGTCCAGCAAAAGAGTGCAATCAGGAGGTCAGTTTGGAAAAATATAATCACCACATCTCAAGTCACAAGGAATCAAAAGAGAATTTTGTGCACATTAATAAAGGGGGCCGGCCCCGCCAACATCTTCTGTCGCTGACTCGGAGAGCTCAGAAGCACCGGCTGAGGGAGCTCAAGCTGCAAGTCAAAGCCTTTGCTGACAAAGAAGAAGGTGGAGATGTGAAGTCGGTGTGCATGACCTTGTTCCTGCTGGCTCTGAGGGCGAGGAATGAGCACAGGCAAGCCGacgagctggaggccatcatgcAGGGAAAGGGCTCTGGCCTGCAGCCAGCTGTTTGCTTGGCCATCCGTGTCAACACCTTCCTCAGCTGCAGTCAGTACCACAAGATGTACAGGACTGTGAAAGCTATCACAGGGAGACAGATTTTTCAGCCTTTGCATGCCCTTCGGAATGCTGAGAAGGTACTTCTGCCGGGCTACCACCACTTTGAGTGGCAGCCACCTCTGAAGAATGTGTCTTCCAGCACTGATGTTGGCATTATTGATGGGCTGTCTGGACTATCATCCTCTGTGGATGATTACCCAGTGGACACCATTGCCAAGAGGTTCCGCTATGATTCAGCTTTGGTGTCTGCTTTGATGGACATGGAAGAAGACATCTTGGAAGGCATGAGATCCCAAGACCTTGATGATTACCTGAATGGCCCCTTCACAGTGGTGGTGAAGGAGTCTTGTGATGGAATGGGAGATGTGAGTGAGAAGCATGGGAGTGGGCCAGTAGTTCCAGAAAAGGCAGTCCGTTTTTCATTCACAATCATGAAAATTACTATCGCCCACAGCTCTCAGAATGTGAAAGTATTTGAGGAAGCCAAACCTAACTCTGAACTGTGTTGCAAGCCATTGTGCCTTATGCTGGCAGATGAGTCTGACCACGAGACACTGACTGCCATCCTGAGCCCTCTCATTGCTGAGAGGGAGGCCATGAAGAGCAGTGAATTAATGCTTGAGCTGGGAGGCATTCTACGGACTTTCAAGTTTATCTTCAGGGGTACCGGATATGATGAAAAACTTGTGCGGGAAGTGGAAGGCCTTGAGGCTTCTGGCTCAGTCTACATTTGTACTCTTTGTGATGCCACCCGTCTGGAAGCCTCTCAAAATCTTGTCTTCCACTCTATAACCAGAAGCCATGCTGAGAACCTGGAACGTTATGAGGTCTGGCGTTCCAATCCTTACCATGAGTCTGTGGAAGAACTGCGGGATCGGGTGAAAGGGGTCTCAGCCAAACCTTTCATTGAGACAGTCCCTTCCATAGACGCACTCCACTGTGACATTGGCAATGCAGCTGAGTTCTACAAGATCTTCCAGCTAGAGATAGGGGAGGTGTATAAGAATCCCAATGCTtccaaagaggaaaggaaaaggtggCAGGCCACACTGGACAAGCATCTCCGGAAGAAGATGAACCTCAAACCAATCATGAGGATGAATGGCAACTTTGCCAGGAAGCTCATGACCAAAGAGACTGTGGATGCAGTTTGTGAGTTAATTCCTTCGGAGGAGAGGCACGAGGCTCTGAGGGAGCTGATGGATCTTTACCTGAAGATGAAACCGGTGTGGCGGTCATCATGCCCTGCTAAAGAGTGCCCAGAATCCCTCTGCCAGTACAGTTTCAATTCACAGCGTTTTGCTGAGCTCCTTTCTACCAAGTTCAAGTATAGGTATGAGGGAAAAATCACCAATTATTTTCACAAAACCCTGGCACATGTTCCTGAAATTATTGAGAGGGATGGCTCCATTGGGGCATGGGCAAGTGAGGGAAATGAGTCTGGTAACAAACTGTTTAGACGCTTCCGGAAAATGAATGCCAGGCAGTCCAAATGCTATGAGATGGAAGACGTCCTGAAACACCACTGGCTGTACACCTCCAAATACCTCCAGAAGTTTATGAATGCTCATAATGCATTAAAAACCTCTGGGTTTAACATGGACTCTCAGGCAAGCTTAGGGGACCCATTAGGCATAGAGGACTCTTTGGAAAGCCAAGATTCAATGGAATTTTAA
- the RAG1 gene encoding V(D)J recombination-activating protein 1 isoform X1, giving the protein MQDFKEQEDGWEGHPLACTSASMASSFPPTLGLSSAPDEIQHPYIKFSEWKFKLFRVRSFEKTPEEAQREKKDSFEGKPSLEQSPAVLDKADGQKPVPNQPGLKAHPKFSKKFHDTGKARVKAIHQANLRHLCRICGNSFKTDEHNRRYPVHGPVDGKTLGLLRKKEKRATSWPDLITKVFRIDVKADVDSIHPTEFCHNCWSIMHRKFSSAPCEVYFPRNVTVEWHPHTPSCDICNTARRGLKRKSLQPNLQLSKKLKTVLDQARQARQRKRRAQARTSSKDVMKKIANCSKIHLSTKLLAVDFPEHFVKSISCQICEHILADPVETNCKHVYCRVCILRCLKVMGSYCPSCRYPCFPTDLESPVKSFLSILNSLMVKCPAKECNQEVSLEKYNHHISSHKESKENFVHINKGGRPRQHLLSLTRRAQKHRLRELKLQVKAFADKEEGGDVKSVCMTLFLLALRARNEHRQADELEAIMQGKGSGLQPAVCLAIRVNTFLSCSQYHKMYRTVKAITGRQIFQPLHALRNAEKVLLPGYHHFEWQPPLKNVSSSTDVGIIDGLSGLSSSVDDYPVDTIAKRFRYDSALVSALMDMEEDILEGMRSQDLDDYLNGPFTVVVKESCDGMGDVSEKHGSGPVVPEKAVRFSFTIMKITIAHSSQNVKVFEEAKPNSELCCKPLCLMLADESDHETLTAILSPLIAEREAMKSSELMLELGGILRTFKFIFRGTGYDEKLVREVEGLEASGSVYICTLCDATRLEASQNLVFHSITRSHAENLERYEVWRSNPYHESVEELRDRVKGVSAKPFIETVPSIDALHCDIGNAAEFYKIFQLEIGEVYKNPNASKEERKRWQATLDKHLRKKMNLKPIMRMNGNFARKLMTKETVDAVCELIPSEERHEALRELMDLYLKMKPVWRSSCPAKECPESLCQYSFNSQRFAELLSTKFKYRYEGKITNYFHKTLAHVPEIIERDGSIGAWASEGNESGNKLFRRFRKMNARQSKCYEMEDVLKHHWLYTSKYLQKFMNAHNALKTSGFNMDSQASLGDPLGIEDSLESQDSMEF; this is encoded by the coding sequence GTACCTCAGCCAGCATGGCGTCCTCTTTCCCACCCACCTTGGGACTCAGTTCTGCCCCAGATGAAATTCAGCACCCATATATTAAATTTTCAGAATGGAAATTTAAGCTGTTCCGGGTGAGATCCTTTGAAAAGACACCTGAAGAAGctcaaagggaaaagaaggatTCCTTTGAGGGGAAGCCCTCTCTGGAGCAATCTCCAGCAGTCCTGGACAAGGCTGATGGTCAGAAGCCAGTCCCAAATCAGCCAGGGTTAAAAGCCCATCCTAAGTTTTCAAAGAAATTTCATGACACTGGGAAAGCAAGAGTTAAAGCCATCCATCAAGCCAACCTTCGACATCTCTGCCGCATCTGTGGGAATTCTTTTAAAACTGATGAGCACAACAGGAGATATCCAGTTCATGGTCCTGTGGATGGTAAAACCCTAGGCCTTTTacgaaagaaggaaaagagagctACTTCCTGGCCAGACCTCATTACCAAGGTTTTCCGGATTGATGTGAAGGCAGATGTTGACTCGATCCACCCCACTGAGTTCTGCCATAACTGCTGGAGCATCATGCACAGGAAGTTTAGCAGTGCCCCTTGTGAGGTTTACTTCCCGAGGAATGTGACCGTGGAGTGGCACCCCCACACACCATCCTGTGACATCTGCAACACTGCCCGTCGGGGACTCAAGAGGAAGAGTCTTCAGCCAAACTTGCAGCTCAGCAAAAAACTCAAAACTGTGCTTGACCAAGCAAGACAAGCCCGTCAGCGCAAGAGAAGAGCTCAGGCAAGGACCAGCAGCAAGGATGTCATGAAGAAGATCGCCAACTGCAGTAAGATACATCTTAGTACCAAGCTGCTTGCAGTGGACTTCCCGGAGCACTTCGTGAAATCCATCTCCTGCCAGATCTGTGAACACATTCTGGCCGACCCTGTGGAGACCAACTGTAAGCATGTCTATTGCCGGGTCTGCATTCTCAGATGCCTCAAAGTCATGGGCAGCTATTGTCCCTCTTGCCGATATCCATGCTTCCCTACTGACCTGGAGAGTCCAGTGAAGTCCTTTCTGAGCATCTTGAATTCCCTGATGGTGAAATGTCCAGCAAAAGAGTGCAATCAGGAGGTCAGTTTGGAAAAATATAATCACCACATCTCAAGTCACAAGGAATCAAAAGAGAATTTTGTGCACATTAATAAAGGGGGCCGGCCCCGCCAACATCTTCTGTCGCTGACTCGGAGAGCTCAGAAGCACCGGCTGAGGGAGCTCAAGCTGCAAGTCAAAGCCTTTGCTGACAAAGAAGAAGGTGGAGATGTGAAGTCGGTGTGCATGACCTTGTTCCTGCTGGCTCTGAGGGCGAGGAATGAGCACAGGCAAGCCGacgagctggaggccatcatgcAGGGAAAGGGCTCTGGCCTGCAGCCAGCTGTTTGCTTGGCCATCCGTGTCAACACCTTCCTCAGCTGCAGTCAGTACCACAAGATGTACAGGACTGTGAAAGCTATCACAGGGAGACAGATTTTTCAGCCTTTGCATGCCCTTCGGAATGCTGAGAAGGTACTTCTGCCGGGCTACCACCACTTTGAGTGGCAGCCACCTCTGAAGAATGTGTCTTCCAGCACTGATGTTGGCATTATTGATGGGCTGTCTGGACTATCATCCTCTGTGGATGATTACCCAGTGGACACCATTGCCAAGAGGTTCCGCTATGATTCAGCTTTGGTGTCTGCTTTGATGGACATGGAAGAAGACATCTTGGAAGGCATGAGATCCCAAGACCTTGATGATTACCTGAATGGCCCCTTCACAGTGGTGGTGAAGGAGTCTTGTGATGGAATGGGAGATGTGAGTGAGAAGCATGGGAGTGGGCCAGTAGTTCCAGAAAAGGCAGTCCGTTTTTCATTCACAATCATGAAAATTACTATCGCCCACAGCTCTCAGAATGTGAAAGTATTTGAGGAAGCCAAACCTAACTCTGAACTGTGTTGCAAGCCATTGTGCCTTATGCTGGCAGATGAGTCTGACCACGAGACACTGACTGCCATCCTGAGCCCTCTCATTGCTGAGAGGGAGGCCATGAAGAGCAGTGAATTAATGCTTGAGCTGGGAGGCATTCTACGGACTTTCAAGTTTATCTTCAGGGGTACCGGATATGATGAAAAACTTGTGCGGGAAGTGGAAGGCCTTGAGGCTTCTGGCTCAGTCTACATTTGTACTCTTTGTGATGCCACCCGTCTGGAAGCCTCTCAAAATCTTGTCTTCCACTCTATAACCAGAAGCCATGCTGAGAACCTGGAACGTTATGAGGTCTGGCGTTCCAATCCTTACCATGAGTCTGTGGAAGAACTGCGGGATCGGGTGAAAGGGGTCTCAGCCAAACCTTTCATTGAGACAGTCCCTTCCATAGACGCACTCCACTGTGACATTGGCAATGCAGCTGAGTTCTACAAGATCTTCCAGCTAGAGATAGGGGAGGTGTATAAGAATCCCAATGCTtccaaagaggaaaggaaaaggtggCAGGCCACACTGGACAAGCATCTCCGGAAGAAGATGAACCTCAAACCAATCATGAGGATGAATGGCAACTTTGCCAGGAAGCTCATGACCAAAGAGACTGTGGATGCAGTTTGTGAGTTAATTCCTTCGGAGGAGAGGCACGAGGCTCTGAGGGAGCTGATGGATCTTTACCTGAAGATGAAACCGGTGTGGCGGTCATCATGCCCTGCTAAAGAGTGCCCAGAATCCCTCTGCCAGTACAGTTTCAATTCACAGCGTTTTGCTGAGCTCCTTTCTACCAAGTTCAAGTATAGGTATGAGGGAAAAATCACCAATTATTTTCACAAAACCCTGGCACATGTTCCTGAAATTATTGAGAGGGATGGCTCCATTGGGGCATGGGCAAGTGAGGGAAATGAGTCTGGTAACAAACTGTTTAGACGCTTCCGGAAAATGAATGCCAGGCAGTCCAAATGCTATGAGATGGAAGACGTCCTGAAACACCACTGGCTGTACACCTCCAAATACCTCCAGAAGTTTATGAATGCTCATAATGCATTAAAAACCTCTGGGTTTAACATGGACTCTCAGGCAAGCTTAGGGGACCCATTAGGCATAGAGGACTCTTTGGAAAGCCAAGATTCAATGGAATTTTAA